One Nonomuraea angiospora DNA segment encodes these proteins:
- a CDS encoding ABC transporter ATP-binding protein: MSDLAFENVGVRYGHGPAAHQAVRGVSLHVPSGRTVGLVGESGSGKSTLARAVVGLHEAHTGRILVDGTDVVGARGSAASVRRTVQMVFQDANSCLNPRMSIGASIEEALAVRGRSARRDRAHRRGEVAALLEMVELDPARAGDLPMQLSGGQRQRVAIARALAAEPRVLLADEITSALDVSVQGTVLNLLMRVQRDLDLTVLFISHNLAVVRQLCDDVAVMKDGQVVEVGSATEVIDHPEHPYTRELVRAVPRIGTPLFGKGTTL, translated from the coding sequence GTGAGCGACCTCGCCTTCGAGAACGTGGGAGTCAGGTACGGGCACGGACCCGCCGCCCACCAGGCGGTCCGTGGGGTGAGTCTCCACGTGCCGAGCGGCCGGACGGTCGGGCTGGTGGGTGAGTCAGGTTCGGGCAAGTCGACGCTGGCTCGTGCCGTCGTCGGCCTGCACGAGGCTCATACGGGCCGCATCCTGGTCGACGGCACCGATGTCGTCGGTGCCCGGGGGAGTGCCGCGTCCGTTCGCCGCACCGTGCAAATGGTTTTCCAGGACGCCAACTCCTGCCTGAACCCGAGGATGTCCATCGGCGCCTCGATCGAGGAGGCGCTCGCCGTACGTGGACGATCCGCGCGACGCGATCGCGCTCACCGGCGCGGCGAGGTGGCCGCGCTTCTCGAGATGGTCGAGCTCGACCCGGCCCGTGCCGGCGATCTGCCCATGCAGTTGTCGGGGGGTCAACGTCAACGCGTCGCGATCGCGCGGGCGCTGGCCGCCGAGCCCCGGGTGCTGCTCGCTGACGAGATCACTTCGGCGCTGGATGTCTCGGTGCAGGGGACCGTGCTGAATCTGCTGATGCGCGTCCAGCGGGACCTCGATCTGACGGTTCTCTTCATCAGCCACAACCTCGCTGTGGTCAGGCAGTTGTGCGACGACGTCGCGGTCATGAAGGACGGGCAGGTCGTCGAGGTCGGATCGGCGACCGAGGTGATCGACCACCCCGAACATCCCTACACACGTGAGCTGGTCCGTGCCGTCCCCCGGATCGGCACCCCTCTCTTCGGCAAAGGAACCACTCTATGA